Proteins encoded within one genomic window of Haloimpatiens massiliensis:
- the cas1b gene encoding type I-B CRISPR-associated endonuclease Cas1b, giving the protein MGSTRYITSMGELTRKDNSICFRKNNRNVYIPIENTKEIYCLSEVSINTKLLDFLSRNNVVMHFFNYYEGYSGTFYPRKHYNSGKMLVKQVEAYRDKRLVIAKAIVSGITENIYEILYHYYKHDKKEVKETLDWIKNDMPVNLDKAIDINQIMQVEGEIWQRFYSEFKYILPEDFIMNKRVKRPPDNPINALISFGNTLLYGKTITAIYNTHLDQRISFLHEPSEGRFSLSLDMSEVFKPVVVFKTIFDLVNNRKLQVSKHFDKKLNYCLLNEEGRKIFITAFEERLESVFIHPKLKRKVTYRTAIKLDCYKLIKFILENKEFKPFSLKEKM; this is encoded by the coding sequence ATGGGGAGTACTAGATATATAACATCCATGGGGGAATTAACAAGAAAGGATAATTCCATATGTTTTAGAAAAAACAATAGAAATGTATACATACCTATTGAAAATACAAAAGAAATTTATTGCCTTTCGGAAGTAAGTATAAATACAAAGCTTTTAGATTTTTTATCTAGGAATAATGTAGTTATGCATTTCTTTAACTATTATGAAGGATATAGCGGTACTTTTTATCCAAGGAAACATTATAATAGCGGAAAAATGTTAGTTAAACAGGTAGAAGCATACAGAGATAAAAGATTGGTAATAGCGAAGGCTATAGTTTCGGGTATTACCGAGAATATATATGAAATATTGTATCACTATTACAAGCATGATAAGAAGGAAGTTAAGGAAACTTTGGATTGGATAAAAAATGATATGCCAGTGAATTTAGATAAGGCAATTGATATTAATCAAATAATGCAGGTGGAGGGAGAAATCTGGCAGAGATTTTATAGTGAGTTTAAATATATACTTCCAGAAGATTTCATTATGAATAAGAGGGTTAAGAGACCACCGGATAATCCTATAAATGCACTTATATCCTTTGGAAATACATTATTATATGGAAAAACTATAACAGCCATATATAATACTCATTTAGATCAAAGAATAAGTTTTCTGCATGAACCATCAGAAGGTAGATTTTCTCTTAGTTTAGATATGAGTGAAGTTTTTAAACCGGTAGTGGTTTTTAAAACTATATTTGACCTAGTTAACAATAGAAAATTACAAGTGTCCAAGCATTTTGATAAGAAACTTAATTATTGCTTATTAAACGAAGAGGGCAGAAAGATATTTATAACTGCTTTTGAGGAGAGATTGGAAAGCGTATTTATACATCCAAAGCTTAAAAGAAAAGTAACCTATAGAACTGCTATAAAGTTAGATTGCTACAAACTTATTAAATTTATATTGGAGAATAAAGAATTTAAACCTTTTAGTTTAAAGGAGAAAATGTAA
- a CDS encoding DUF4179 domain-containing protein, whose translation MKANIEEKDILNLLNGIEMDENQFNSIDADMSEFSKKKIINNLKHQINNNKNKHFKKLKYGAAAAAVGFLCLIGVGIKNPTFADNVPVLNSIIESINSKLGYQGDYSKYSQKVDKTVTSNGLTITIHEAIYDDSGLMISYTLKGADVKKRMESGTYDWPFLGNYINMNGKKSTLAGGANSQFLDENTLTTIATLDTKNEKLPNKLNIDINMKSILGINGHWDFKFSVSKDRIAKHTKTFKPNKNIKYENSSITIDKVVLTPVNTSLFISGHKNKFFNSNDINDSFFDHDTWFILDDKGNEVKFKGNHYSSNNIFKGFKYTLDLDALQKTPKHLTIIPCDFTTEKFVGSENGKQKVITNSFKQSTKPLKSTLPLVLSQGEFGKLTITEVKTSSTKTTIKYRVDGNFPDFQSEKLYIKDSKNKSLEPLSPYNIIKDKNNPNMFTMEFSPLKANEEYTIGTSTLENYKLREDLKFNIELK comes from the coding sequence ATGAAAGCTAATATAGAAGAAAAAGATATATTGAATTTATTAAATGGCATAGAAATGGACGAAAACCAATTTAATTCTATAGATGCTGATATGAGCGAATTTTCTAAGAAGAAAATTATAAATAATCTAAAACATCAAATAAATAACAATAAAAATAAACACTTTAAAAAACTCAAATATGGCGCTGCAGCTGCGGCAGTAGGTTTTCTCTGCCTAATAGGAGTAGGCATTAAGAATCCAACTTTTGCAGACAATGTTCCTGTTTTAAATTCTATCATAGAGAGCATAAACAGCAAACTAGGTTACCAAGGAGACTACAGCAAATATTCTCAAAAGGTAGACAAAACCGTAACTTCCAATGGTCTTACCATCACTATACATGAGGCAATATATGATGACTCTGGTCTTATGATAAGCTATACCTTAAAAGGCGCTGATGTTAAAAAGCGTATGGAAAGCGGAACCTATGACTGGCCCTTCCTTGGAAATTATATTAATATGAACGGAAAAAAGTCCACTCTAGCTGGAGGTGCTAACAGCCAATTCTTAGACGAAAACACATTGACAACTATAGCTACCTTAGATACAAAAAATGAAAAATTGCCTAACAAACTAAATATAGATATAAATATGAAATCAATTTTAGGAATAAATGGACATTGGGATTTTAAATTTTCTGTTTCAAAAGATAGAATAGCTAAGCATACAAAAACCTTTAAGCCCAATAAAAATATAAAATACGAAAATAGTTCTATAACCATAGATAAAGTAGTTCTAACCCCTGTAAATACATCACTTTTTATCAGTGGTCATAAGAATAAATTCTTTAATAGTAATGATATTAATGACAGTTTCTTTGATCACGATACTTGGTTCATTCTAGACGATAAGGGAAATGAAGTAAAATTTAAAGGCAATCACTACAGTAGTAATAATATTTTTAAAGGATTTAAATACACCTTAGATTTAGATGCACTACAAAAAACTCCTAAGCATTTAACTATAATTCCTTGTGATTTCACTACAGAAAAATTTGTAGGGTCTGAAAATGGAAAACAAAAAGTAATCACCAATAGTTTTAAACAGAGCACCAAGCCGCTAAAAAGTACCTTACCTTTAGTTCTCTCTCAAGGTGAATTTGGCAAACTTACTATAACTGAAGTAAAAACTTCAAGCACCAAAACTACAATTAAGTACAGAGTGGATGGAAATTTCCCTGATTTTCAAAGTGAAAAACTTTATATAAAGGACTCTAAAAATAAATCACTTGAACCACTAAGTCCATACAATATTATAAAAGATAAAAACAATCCAAACATGTTTACAATGGAGTTTTCCCCTCTTAAAGCCAATGAGGAATACACTATAGGCACTAGCACTTTGGAAAACTACAAATTAAGAGAGGATTTGAAATTCAATATAGAACTTAAATAA
- the cas4 gene encoding CRISPR-associated protein Cas4: MRVNGTLINYYFHCKRQCWLHGNRINLEDNSQDVKIGKAIHEVKSEKNKQTEISIDNVKIDRLTKDYLTEVKKSDADIEAAKWQVLLYLKVLKEKGIERKGRLEFVEKNKSKNTVIVELDDKNLLELEKIIKDIESLLLEEKAPEVINEPRCKKCAYFEYCYI, from the coding sequence ATGAGAGTAAATGGCACATTAATTAATTATTATTTTCATTGCAAAAGACAATGCTGGCTTCATGGAAATAGAATTAACCTAGAAGATAATAGTCAAGATGTAAAAATAGGAAAAGCCATTCATGAAGTTAAAAGTGAAAAAAATAAGCAAACAGAAATAAGTATCGACAATGTAAAAATTGATAGACTTACCAAAGACTATTTAACAGAAGTAAAAAAATCCGATGCAGATATAGAAGCTGCTAAATGGCAAGTGCTTTTATATCTTAAGGTATTAAAGGAAAAAGGCATTGAGAGAAAAGGAAGACTAGAGTTTGTAGAAAAGAATAAAAGTAAAAATACAGTTATTGTTGAGCTAGATGATAAAAATTTATTAGAGTTAGAAAAAATAATTAAGGATATAGAGAGTTTGCTACTAGAAGAAAAAGCACCAGAGGTTATAAATGAACCTAGATGTAAAAAATGTGCATATTTTGAATATTGCTATATATAG
- a CDS encoding class I SAM-dependent DNA methyltransferase, whose product MGFDECAKNWDTEKRISRARVVAEEISKSIDIHKDYSAMEFGCGTGLVSFNLYDKFKKITLVDSSKGMIDILNSKIDKYKVNNMIAKNVDISFKNSLDMKFDVVYNSLVLHHIYNTEEIIDKFYELINEGGYLCIVDLDEEDGGFHKKYSDFDGHNGFNQEKLKNILLRAGFSDVESHTFFHGEKIIEGERIDYSLFLIKGRK is encoded by the coding sequence ATGGGTTTTGATGAATGTGCTAAAAATTGGGATACAGAAAAAAGAATTAGTAGAGCAAGGGTAGTAGCTGAGGAGATAAGTAAGTCTATTGATATTCACAAGGACTATTCTGCTATGGAGTTTGGGTGTGGAACTGGTCTTGTGAGTTTTAATCTTTATGATAAATTTAAAAAAATTACTCTTGTTGATTCATCAAAGGGAATGATAGATATATTGAATTCTAAGATTGATAAATATAAAGTAAATAATATGATTGCAAAGAATGTAGATATATCCTTTAAAAATTCATTGGATATGAAGTTCGATGTTGTTTATAATTCTTTGGTGCTTCATCATATTTATAATACGGAGGAAATAATAGATAAGTTTTATGAATTAATTAATGAAGGTGGTTACTTGTGTATAGTGGATTTGGATGAGGAAGATGGTGGCTTTCATAAAAAATATTCTGATTTTGATGGACATAACGGATTTAATCAAGAAAAATTAAAAAACATTTTACTTAGAGCTGGGTTTAGTGATGTAGAGTCCCATACATTTTTTCACGGTGAAAAAATTATAGAGGGAGAGAGAATTGATTATTCATTATTTTTGATTAAGGGGAGAAAATAA
- the dnaB gene encoding replicative DNA helicase — MNKFYNIQMESELLGAIMLKNDYILEIMVTLEPEDFYDARHKLIFSAAVKIFEENKAIEITSLCEKLGSSLVDAGGISYISSIISSALPTFNINHYAATLKEKSTNRKLKLLMTKGVKLIEKEDSCSDKVMDYMEENFFKLKNVKKQDQGDLIPALESVINTMELRYKKGGGIRGISTGYKNLDYMIGGLSYKDFILLAARPSMGKTSFALNIALNVALRKKEKVAFFNLEMSKEHVLERALSICSGISCDHIKHSTLTDKQWLDIINTTDSLSSCPLHIYDSIFMLKDIKHECKKLKLQKGLDLVIIDYLQLIDSGEKSENRSIDVGKISRSLKLLAKELDVTVIALSQLSRAPEARLNHRPLLSDLRESGNLEQDADVVMFLYRDSYYNKDSQEKNIIENIISKNRNGKVGTVKLKWQEDLQRIS, encoded by the coding sequence ATGAATAAGTTCTATAACATTCAAATGGAAAGCGAACTTCTTGGAGCAATAATGCTAAAAAATGATTATATATTAGAGATTATGGTAACTTTGGAACCTGAAGACTTTTATGATGCCAGACACAAATTGATTTTCTCCGCTGCAGTTAAGATTTTTGAGGAAAACAAAGCTATAGAAATAACTTCCCTTTGCGAAAAACTAGGTTCATCCCTGGTAGATGCTGGTGGAATTTCCTACATAAGTAGCATAATATCCAGTGCCCTACCAACATTTAATATAAATCATTACGCCGCTACCTTAAAGGAAAAATCCACAAACAGAAAGCTAAAACTCCTTATGACAAAAGGCGTGAAGCTTATTGAAAAAGAAGATTCCTGCTCAGATAAAGTCATGGATTATATGGAAGAAAACTTTTTTAAATTAAAAAATGTAAAAAAGCAAGACCAAGGTGACCTTATACCTGCCCTAGAATCCGTAATTAACACCATGGAGCTTAGGTATAAAAAAGGCGGCGGCATAAGAGGTATATCTACTGGTTATAAAAACCTTGATTACATGATAGGCGGTCTTTCCTACAAAGATTTTATTTTACTAGCTGCAAGGCCTTCCATGGGAAAAACCTCCTTTGCCCTAAATATAGCTTTAAATGTAGCTTTAAGAAAGAAGGAAAAAGTTGCTTTTTTCAACCTAGAAATGTCCAAGGAGCACGTGCTTGAAAGAGCCCTTTCCATATGCTCCGGCATTTCCTGTGACCACATAAAGCATTCCACACTTACGGACAAACAATGGTTAGACATTATAAATACCACCGACTCCCTAAGCTCCTGTCCCCTACACATATATGACAGCATTTTTATGTTAAAGGATATAAAGCATGAATGTAAAAAATTAAAATTACAAAAGGGGCTTGACCTAGTAATCATAGACTATCTACAACTTATAGACTCCGGTGAAAAAAGTGAAAACCGCAGCATTGATGTGGGCAAAATCTCTAGGAGCCTAAAGCTGCTTGCCAAGGAACTAGATGTAACCGTAATAGCCCTCTCTCAGCTATCAAGAGCCCCAGAAGCCAGACTAAACCACAGGCCCCTTCTTTCGGACCTCAGGGAATCCGGCAACCTAGAGCAAGACGCAGACGTAGTGATGTTTCTCTACAGAGACTCCTACTACAACAAAGACAGCCAAGAAAAAAATATAATAGAAAACATAATTTCAAAAAATAGAAATGGAAAAGTGGGGACAGTTAAGCTGAAATGGCAGGAAGATTTGCAGAGAATTAGTTAA
- a CDS encoding DnaD domain-containing protein: MAVFRMFYINFWRDAFIVELTPEEKYFYIYTMTNPNTNQCGIYQISKKTMSFETGFDEAEVDNLLNKLTQCGYIEYCESSREIMITNWIKENFINSPNNIKSLNGELKKVINKDFLQKFYNICVDEGYPLDKLFQGTKLNFLSSKEHSANNSVNNASGNLPKTINTIKSNTSTNVPTAINTIKNSTSTNVPNTIDTTNNTSNTVTVSNTLTLKSSDSANVKLNKTLQANSCQDSTKTTNPAVSLEKTTTDRIQEPNNSLMQESQAATEGENPLMTLESSKALEEIEPEFKNLINVFSSNIHPITPLEYAKLSDWAKDIEPEAIEIAILESVNHNARSMSYINCILNNWISLGIKSKAQVENYQKEWNEKQSKSKGFKDPYCIPNAAAYDYVDFSESENNKQSENNYQ, encoded by the coding sequence ATGGCAGTATTTAGAATGTTTTATATTAACTTTTGGAGAGATGCTTTTATAGTGGAACTTACCCCTGAGGAAAAATATTTTTATATATACACAATGACCAACCCTAATACCAATCAATGCGGAATTTATCAAATCTCCAAGAAAACCATGAGTTTTGAGACTGGCTTTGACGAAGCAGAAGTGGACAATCTTTTAAATAAACTCACCCAGTGTGGTTATATAGAATACTGCGAAAGTTCCAGAGAAATTATGATAACAAACTGGATAAAAGAAAACTTTATAAACAGCCCAAACAATATAAAAAGCTTAAATGGTGAGCTTAAAAAAGTTATAAATAAAGATTTTTTACAAAAATTCTACAATATTTGTGTGGATGAAGGATATCCTCTAGACAAGCTATTTCAAGGCACAAAACTAAATTTTTTAAGTTCTAAAGAACATTCTGCAAACAATTCAGTAAATAACGCTTCAGGCAATCTTCCAAAGACCATAAATACTATAAAAAGCAATACTTCAACCAATGTACCAACGGCTATAAATACTATAAAAAATAGCACTTCAACCAATGTGCCAAATACTATAGACACTACAAACAATACTTCAAACACTGTTACTGTTTCAAATACTCTCACTTTAAAATCTTCAGACAGTGCCAATGTTAAACTTAATAAAACTTTGCAAGCAAACTCTTGCCAGGATTCCACTAAAACTACTAATCCTGCTGTTTCCTTAGAAAAAACTACTACTGATAGAATCCAAGAACCTAATAATAGTTTAATGCAAGAAAGCCAAGCTGCTACTGAAGGCGAAAATCCTCTTATGACTTTAGAATCTAGCAAGGCCTTAGAGGAAATAGAACCTGAATTTAAAAACCTTATAAATGTATTTAGCAGTAACATCCATCCCATAACCCCATTGGAATATGCAAAACTTTCTGATTGGGCAAAGGACATAGAGCCAGAGGCCATAGAAATAGCTATCCTAGAGTCAGTAAATCACAATGCTAGAAGTATGAGCTATATTAATTGCATTCTAAACAATTGGATTTCTCTCGGCATTAAATCCAAGGCACAAGTAGAAAATTACCAAAAAGAGTGGAATGAAAAACAAAGTAAAAGTAAAGGTTTCAAAGATCCCTACTGCATTCCAAACGCAGCCGCCTATGACTATGTAGACTTCAGCGAATCTGAAAATAACAAACAAAGTGAAAATAATTACCAATAG
- a CDS encoding AAA family ATPase yields MPIGISNFKEIIEKNYYYVDKTLLIKEILDDGSKVILLTRPRRFGKTINMSMLKYYFENTEKDNSYLFKDLKIFSQGEMYIKNQGKYPVIFVTLKDIKNSTWEMTYSKIKACIEEEYDRFGFLAESERLTEIEKEMFSKIRRGIAKESEYENSLKYLTEYLDKHYGVAPILLLDEYDVPIQSGYVNGFYDKIIEFIRNWLSGAVKDNNHISFSIMTGILRIGKESIFSGMNNLKVRTVLDNQYSEYFGFTEDEIVEMLRDYQREKEFEVVKQWYNGYVFGKTQIYNPWSIINYIDNKSSNPQAYWLHTSSNDVIHDVIKNSNTRIQENLIRLMEGSVIEEVIDTNIIYKDIYKEDNYLLSFLLLAGYLKVNEVRQNEFGFTVARLSIPNKEIRTVYRQEIMTQISNGIKPMEQIIS; encoded by the coding sequence ATGCCTATTGGAATAAGTAATTTTAAAGAAATAATTGAAAAGAATTATTATTATGTAGACAAAACATTGCTTATTAAGGAAATATTAGATGATGGTTCAAAGGTAATATTACTAACACGACCAAGACGTTTTGGAAAAACTATAAATATGAGTATGTTAAAATATTACTTTGAAAACACGGAAAAGGATAATTCTTATTTGTTTAAGGATTTAAAGATATTTAGTCAAGGGGAAATGTATATAAAAAACCAAGGGAAATATCCAGTTATATTTGTTACTTTAAAAGATATAAAAAATAGCACATGGGAGATGACTTATAGCAAAATTAAAGCATGCATAGAAGAGGAATATGATAGATTCGGTTTTTTAGCAGAAAGTGAGCGCCTAACAGAAATTGAAAAGGAAATGTTTAGTAAAATAAGAAGAGGAATAGCTAAAGAAAGTGAGTATGAAAATTCTTTAAAATATTTAACAGAGTATTTAGATAAGCACTATGGTGTTGCGCCGATTTTGCTTTTAGATGAATATGATGTACCAATTCAAAGTGGTTATGTAAATGGTTTTTATGATAAAATAATAGAATTTATACGTAATTGGCTAAGTGGAGCTGTAAAGGATAATAATCACATTAGTTTTTCAATTATGACAGGGATACTTAGGATTGGTAAAGAGAGTATATTTAGTGGAATGAATAATCTTAAGGTACGTACTGTATTGGATAACCAATACAGTGAATACTTTGGATTTACAGAAGATGAAATAGTAGAAATGCTAAGAGATTACCAAAGAGAAAAAGAATTTGAAGTAGTAAAACAATGGTATAATGGCTATGTCTTTGGGAAAACACAGATATATAATCCTTGGTCCATAATAAATTATATTGACAATAAAAGTAGTAATCCTCAAGCTTATTGGCTTCATACTAGTAGCAATGATGTAATACATGATGTAATTAAAAATTCGAATACAAGGATACAGGAAAATCTTATAAGGTTAATGGAAGGTTCTGTGATTGAAGAAGTAATAGATACAAATATAATTTATAAAGATATTTATAAAGAGGATAATTATTTGCTTAGTTTTTTACTTCTTGCAGGTTATTTAAAGGTAAATGAAGTTCGTCAAAATGAATTTGGGTTTACAGTAGCTAGATTGTCTATTCCTAATAAGGAGATCAGAACTGTTTATAGGCAAGAAATAATGACACAAATATCAAATGGCATAAAACCTATGGAACAAATTATAAGCTAA
- the cas2 gene encoding CRISPR-associated endonuclease Cas2, which yields MSKKLNFNYAFLFYDVNEKRVNKVFKICKKYLAHFQKSVFRGELTPANLILLKKELNKVIDENEDFICIIKLMNNNVYGEEILGINQNSTGEDLII from the coding sequence ATGAGTAAAAAACTTAATTTTAATTATGCGTTTCTTTTTTATGATGTTAATGAGAAAAGAGTAAATAAGGTGTTTAAAATATGTAAAAAATATCTAGCTCATTTTCAGAAATCTGTTTTTAGAGGAGAATTAACTCCCGCCAATCTTATTTTATTGAAAAAAGAATTGAATAAAGTTATAGATGAAAATGAGGATTTTATATGTATAATAAAACTAATGAATAATAATGTTTATGGAGAAGAGATACTAGGTATTAACCAAAATAGTACAGGTGAGGATTTAATAATATAA
- a CDS encoding CRISPR-associated helicase/endonuclease Cas3: protein MYFKGIEKFHLEDFIVNSDKIYAHICDDEKDTRKETLKEHIELSLKYLNKIVESKQLDNVFINFENALIKGFSDEGRDLFREMLMNTIYMHDLGKINCNFQYNRMKNMAFKDYEGLQFNNSNHSMLSSLIYLNHYFTKIKKHKVKSENKILRVFMLLNAYIISKHHGDLDSFDKFREKFLDIDGEGKKLCEEQFSIYNKIYAEKIVFNEKNKLLKRIFDKVEEVLRDKEEENKCVSICFYIYERFLSSILLACDYYATSSFKNGKEINDFGEIKDIEKFYGAFKDTKIYKSIRKYEKESYGKIEDFSGIKDINILRDELFLDAEKNMLKNIDRNIFYLEAPTGSGKSNVAFNLSFKMVEKFQAINKIFYVYPFNTLIEQNIKTLQKTFDNTSLMNEIAVINSVVPIKIKEKHKENIDKNEYSDVLDKGYETSLLDRQFLHYPIVLTTHVSVFNYLFGSSKNNLFPLAQMTNSIVILDEIQSYKNSIWKEIITFLKYYSQLLNIKFIIMSATLPNLNKLVDGEIYTVNLIGNREKYFSNAIFKNRVIPDFSLLELKENVFDELFKHVINEAQKGQDNILIEFIKKNTALSFFKKLQEHYSNCTDVEKRQVELITGDDNSIERNKIIDKVKRNKNIILVATQVIEAGVDIDMDIGYKDISMLDSEEQFLGRINRSCNKKQGGKVYFFDLDSASNIYKNDIRKEKNLNLTRENIREILVNKNFSCFYDYVLKELNKHAGELNDKNFNKFINECVNRLNFKEIEERMKLIDQRYEYSVFLSRIIEREYECLDGEDELQTEKDEILDGKVIWKEYIDLLKNNSLDYAEKKVKLSMVTSKLSYFIYKVSKNDFSYEDRIGDMYYIEDGDKYFVEGKFDRENFNKGIGDFI from the coding sequence ATGTACTTTAAGGGCATAGAAAAATTTCATTTAGAAGATTTCATAGTTAATAGTGATAAAATATATGCTCATATTTGTGATGATGAAAAGGATACTAGAAAAGAAACATTAAAGGAACATATAGAATTATCATTAAAATACTTAAATAAAATAGTTGAAAGTAAGCAGTTAGACAATGTATTTATTAATTTTGAAAATGCTCTAATTAAAGGATTTAGTGACGAAGGTAGGGACTTATTTAGAGAAATGTTAATGAATACTATTTATATGCATGATTTAGGAAAAATAAATTGTAATTTTCAATATAATAGGATGAAAAATATGGCTTTTAAAGATTATGAGGGCTTACAATTTAATAATTCAAATCACTCAATGCTTTCTTCATTAATATATTTAAATCATTATTTTACTAAAATAAAGAAACATAAGGTTAAAAGTGAAAACAAGATTTTAAGAGTGTTCATGTTGTTAAATGCATACATAATATCAAAGCATCACGGGGATTTAGATAGTTTTGATAAGTTTAGAGAAAAATTTTTAGATATTGATGGAGAAGGCAAGAAATTATGTGAAGAACAATTTTCTATATATAATAAGATTTATGCAGAAAAAATAGTGTTTAATGAAAAAAATAAATTACTAAAGAGAATTTTTGATAAAGTTGAAGAGGTTTTAAGAGATAAGGAAGAAGAGAATAAATGTGTTTCTATATGTTTTTATATTTACGAAAGGTTTCTAAGCTCTATATTATTAGCTTGTGATTATTATGCTACTTCTAGTTTTAAAAATGGAAAGGAAATAAATGATTTTGGAGAAATAAAAGATATAGAAAAGTTTTATGGAGCTTTTAAGGATACAAAAATTTATAAAAGCATAAGAAAATACGAAAAGGAATCCTATGGAAAAATAGAAGACTTTAGCGGTATAAAAGATATTAATATATTAAGAGATGAATTATTTCTTGATGCAGAAAAGAATATGTTAAAAAACATAGACAGAAACATATTTTATTTGGAGGCGCCTACTGGAAGTGGAAAAAGCAATGTGGCCTTTAATTTAAGTTTTAAAATGGTAGAAAAATTTCAAGCTATAAATAAGATATTCTATGTATACCCATTCAACACTCTAATCGAACAAAATATAAAGACACTTCAGAAAACATTTGATAATACTAGTCTTATGAATGAGATAGCAGTAATAAATTCAGTAGTTCCAATAAAAATCAAGGAAAAGCATAAAGAAAATATAGACAAAAATGAGTATAGCGATGTTTTGGATAAAGGTTATGAGACTTCCTTACTAGACAGACAGTTTTTACATTATCCAATAGTGTTGACAACTCATGTAAGTGTATTTAATTATTTATTTGGCTCATCAAAGAATAACTTATTTCCACTAGCTCAGATGACAAATAGCATTGTTATTTTAGATGAAATACAAAGTTATAAAAACAGCATATGGAAGGAAATAATAACATTTTTAAAATATTATTCTCAGCTTTTGAACATAAAATTTATAATAATGTCTGCTACATTGCCAAATTTGAATAAGCTTGTAGATGGTGAAATATACACAGTAAACTTAATAGGAAATAGAGAAAAATATTTTAGCAATGCAATATTTAAAAATAGGGTAATTCCGGATTTTTCTTTGTTGGAATTGAAAGAAAATGTTTTTGATGAATTATTTAAACATGTTATTAATGAGGCTCAAAAAGGGCAGGACAATATATTGATCGAATTTATAAAAAAGAATACAGCGCTAAGTTTTTTTAAAAAATTACAAGAACATTATAGTAATTGTACGGATGTTGAAAAGAGACAGGTTGAGTTAATTACAGGAGATGACAACAGCATAGAGAGAAATAAGATTATAGACAAGGTTAAAAGAAATAAAAATATTATTTTAGTAGCTACTCAAGTTATAGAGGCAGGGGTAGACATAGATATGGATATAGGATATAAAGATATATCTATGCTAGACTCAGAAGAACAGTTTTTGGGTAGAATTAACCGTTCTTGTAATAAGAAACAAGGGGGAAAAGTATACTTTTTTGATTTGGATTCTGCATCTAATATATATAAAAATGATATTAGAAAGGAGAAAAATTTAAATTTAACACGTGAGAATATAAGAGAAATACTTGTTAATAAAAATTTTTCATGCTTTTATGACTATGTGTTAAAGGAATTAAATAAGCATGCAGGTGAACTAAATGATAAAAATTTTAATAAATTTATTAATGAATGTGTAAATAGGTTAAATTTTAAGGAAATTGAAGAAAGAATGAAACTTATAGATCAACGTTATGAATATAGTGTATTTTTAAGCAGGATAATAGAACGGGAATATGAGTGCCTAGACGGTGAAGATGAGCTTCAAACTGAGAAAGATGAGATTTTAGATGGAAAAGTGATCTGGAAAGAATATATTGATTTATTAAAAAATAATAGTTTAGATTATGCAGAAAAGAAAGTTAAATTATCCATGGTGACATCAAAACTAAGTTACTTTATATATAAGGTAAGTAAAAATGATTTTTCTTATGAAGATAGAATTGGAGATATGTATTATATTGAAGATGGAGATAAATATTTTGTAGAAGGTAAGTTTGACAGAGAAAATTTTAATAAGGGTATAGGGGATTTTATATAA